One segment of Romeriopsis navalis LEGE 11480 DNA contains the following:
- a CDS encoding GatB/YqeY domain-containing protein encodes MSLIDQIGTDIKTAMKAKDKVRLETLRGIKKVLLDKEVSVRPSGQTELTPEQEIEALSQIAKQRRDSIAQFTDAGRADMAEQEAIELKIIEEFLPTQLTDDEIAVIVAEVVAEVGATSPKDMGKVMGPVMQKLKGKADGKKVQAAVKASLAGS; translated from the coding sequence ATGTCCCTGATCGATCAAATTGGCACCGACATCAAAACCGCAATGAAAGCGAAAGATAAAGTTCGCCTCGAAACCCTACGTGGGATCAAGAAAGTCCTGCTCGATAAAGAAGTCAGTGTGCGCCCCTCCGGCCAAACCGAACTCACCCCGGAGCAGGAAATCGAAGCCCTGTCGCAAATTGCGAAACAGCGCCGTGATTCGATCGCCCAATTTACTGATGCGGGTCGGGCGGATATGGCCGAGCAAGAAGCGATCGAGTTAAAAATTATTGAAGAATTTCTGCCGACCCAACTCACGGATGATGAAATCGCGGTCATCGTCGCCGAAGTCGTGGCGGAAGTGGGTGCCACATCGCCCAAAGACATGGGCAAAGTCATGGGGCCAGTGATGCAGAAACTGAAAGGCAAAGCCGACGGCAAGAAAGTCCAAGCGGCGGTCAAAGCCAGTCTTGCTGGAAGTTAA